The following are encoded in a window of Phragmites australis chromosome 22, lpPhrAust1.1, whole genome shotgun sequence genomic DNA:
- the LOC133905468 gene encoding VAN3-binding protein-like isoform X2, translated as MNDADARREGGELPLWPPEPPRDPLEFLSRSWSASAADVSRALAAAPPALPLAAGVGTIAEELDGNGGTGAPTSGSSFSFASAATSQLIMDRIMEQSEVSPLTSGRLSHSSGPLNGGGSLSDSPPVSPEIDDTKFCRAASTAKPQPYRGGSKTVGRWLKDRKEKKKEETRAHNAQVHAAVSVAAVAAAVAAVAAATAAASASGKDERAARTDMAVASAATLVAAQCVEAAEAMGAERGHLATAIGSAVNVRTPGDVVTITAAAATALRGAATLKARSLNEVWNVAAVIPVEKGTMGGGGGGGGHHLHSHKHNGHLKQQQHHLRELDSSNSSSSFSDELVLAEENNFLGICTQELLARGTELLKRTRKGALHWKVVSVYVNRMGLVMLKMKSRHVGGTITKKKKSVVVDVCRDVAAWPGRHLLEGGEHRRYFGLRTAEHRVIEFECASQRDYEMWTKGVARLLSTVDGRKRAL; from the exons ATGAACGACGCTGACGCCAGGAGAGAGGGCGGCGAGCTTCCGCTCTGGCCGCCGGAGCCGCCGCGGGACCCGCTGGAGTTCCTATCCCGCTCCTGGAGCGCGTCCGCGGCCGATGTCTCCCGcgcgctcgccgccgcgccACCGGCGCTGCCGCTGGCGGCCGGGGTGGGGACCATCGCCGAGGAGCTCGACGGCAACGGCGGCACCGGAGCCCCGACCTCCGGGAGCTCCTTCTCCTTCGCGTCCGCGGCCACCTCGCAGCTCATTATGGACCGGATTATGGAGCAATCG GAAGTGTCGCCGCTGACCTCCGGCCGGCTCTCCCACAGCAGCGGACCCCTCAACGGCGGCGGCTCGCTCTCCGACAGCCCGCCCGTCTCGCCGGAGATCGACGATACCAAG TTCTGCAGAGCGGCGAGCACGGCGAAGCCGCAGCCGTACCGTGGCGGCAGCAAGACGGTGGGCCGGTGGCTCAAGGAccggaaggagaagaagaaggaggagacgCGGGCGCACAACGCGCAGGTCCACGCCGCCGTCTCGGTggctgccgtcgccgccgccgtcgccgccgtggCGGCCGCGACCGCCGCTGCCTCGGCTTCCGGCAAGGACGAACGCGCCGCGCGCACGGACATGGCCGTGGCGTCCGCGGCGACGCTCGTGGCCGCGCAGTGCGTCGAGGCCGCGGAGGCCATGGGCGCGGAGCGCGGGCATCTGGCCACCGCCATCGGCTCGGCGGTCAACGTCAGGACCCCCGGGGACGTCGTCACCatcacggccgccgccgccacag CGTTGCGTGGTGCGGCGACGCTGAAGGCGAGGTCGCTGAATGAGGTGTGGAACGTTGCGGCGGTGATCCCCGTGGAGAAGGGCACaatgggaggcggcggcggcggcggcggccatcaTCTCCACAGCCACAAGCACAATGGCCAtttgaagcagcagcagcatcatcTCAGGGAGCTCgacagcagcaacagcagcagcagcttcagcGACGAGCTCGTGCTGGCCGAGGAGAACAATTTCCTGGGCATCTGCACCCAGGAGCTGCTCGCCCGCGGCACCGAGCTCCTCAAGCGCACCCGCAAAG GAGCGTTGCATTGGAAGGTTGTCTCCGTGTACGTCAACCGGATGGGCCTG GTGATGCTGAAGATGAAGAGCCGGCACGTTGGAGGCACCatcaccaagaagaagaaga GCGTGGTGGTGGACGTGTGCAGGGACGTGGCGGCGTGGCCGGGGCGGCACCTGCTGGAGGGAGGGGAGCACCGCCGCTACTTCGGCCTCCGGACGGCGGAGCACCGGGTGATCGAGTTCGAGTGCGCGAGCCAGAGGGACTACGAGATGTGGACCAAGGGCGTGGCGCGCCTCCTCAGCACCGTCGACGGCCGGAAGCGCGCCCTCTGA
- the LOC133905468 gene encoding VAN3-binding protein-like isoform X1, which yields MNDADARREGGELPLWPPEPPRDPLEFLSRSWSASAADVSRALAAAPPALPLAAGVGTIAEELDGNGGTGAPTSGSSFSFASAATSQLIMDRIMEQSQEVSPLTSGRLSHSSGPLNGGGSLSDSPPVSPEIDDTKFCRAASTAKPQPYRGGSKTVGRWLKDRKEKKKEETRAHNAQVHAAVSVAAVAAAVAAVAAATAAASASGKDERAARTDMAVASAATLVAAQCVEAAEAMGAERGHLATAIGSAVNVRTPGDVVTITAAAATALRGAATLKARSLNEVWNVAAVIPVEKGTMGGGGGGGGHHLHSHKHNGHLKQQQHHLRELDSSNSSSSFSDELVLAEENNFLGICTQELLARGTELLKRTRKGALHWKVVSVYVNRMGLVMLKMKSRHVGGTITKKKKSVVVDVCRDVAAWPGRHLLEGGEHRRYFGLRTAEHRVIEFECASQRDYEMWTKGVARLLSTVDGRKRAL from the exons ATGAACGACGCTGACGCCAGGAGAGAGGGCGGCGAGCTTCCGCTCTGGCCGCCGGAGCCGCCGCGGGACCCGCTGGAGTTCCTATCCCGCTCCTGGAGCGCGTCCGCGGCCGATGTCTCCCGcgcgctcgccgccgcgccACCGGCGCTGCCGCTGGCGGCCGGGGTGGGGACCATCGCCGAGGAGCTCGACGGCAACGGCGGCACCGGAGCCCCGACCTCCGGGAGCTCCTTCTCCTTCGCGTCCGCGGCCACCTCGCAGCTCATTATGGACCGGATTATGGAGCAATCG CAGGAAGTGTCGCCGCTGACCTCCGGCCGGCTCTCCCACAGCAGCGGACCCCTCAACGGCGGCGGCTCGCTCTCCGACAGCCCGCCCGTCTCGCCGGAGATCGACGATACCAAG TTCTGCAGAGCGGCGAGCACGGCGAAGCCGCAGCCGTACCGTGGCGGCAGCAAGACGGTGGGCCGGTGGCTCAAGGAccggaaggagaagaagaaggaggagacgCGGGCGCACAACGCGCAGGTCCACGCCGCCGTCTCGGTggctgccgtcgccgccgccgtcgccgccgtggCGGCCGCGACCGCCGCTGCCTCGGCTTCCGGCAAGGACGAACGCGCCGCGCGCACGGACATGGCCGTGGCGTCCGCGGCGACGCTCGTGGCCGCGCAGTGCGTCGAGGCCGCGGAGGCCATGGGCGCGGAGCGCGGGCATCTGGCCACCGCCATCGGCTCGGCGGTCAACGTCAGGACCCCCGGGGACGTCGTCACCatcacggccgccgccgccacag CGTTGCGTGGTGCGGCGACGCTGAAGGCGAGGTCGCTGAATGAGGTGTGGAACGTTGCGGCGGTGATCCCCGTGGAGAAGGGCACaatgggaggcggcggcggcggcggcggccatcaTCTCCACAGCCACAAGCACAATGGCCAtttgaagcagcagcagcatcatcTCAGGGAGCTCgacagcagcaacagcagcagcagcttcagcGACGAGCTCGTGCTGGCCGAGGAGAACAATTTCCTGGGCATCTGCACCCAGGAGCTGCTCGCCCGCGGCACCGAGCTCCTCAAGCGCACCCGCAAAG GAGCGTTGCATTGGAAGGTTGTCTCCGTGTACGTCAACCGGATGGGCCTG GTGATGCTGAAGATGAAGAGCCGGCACGTTGGAGGCACCatcaccaagaagaagaaga GCGTGGTGGTGGACGTGTGCAGGGACGTGGCGGCGTGGCCGGGGCGGCACCTGCTGGAGGGAGGGGAGCACCGCCGCTACTTCGGCCTCCGGACGGCGGAGCACCGGGTGATCGAGTTCGAGTGCGCGAGCCAGAGGGACTACGAGATGTGGACCAAGGGCGTGGCGCGCCTCCTCAGCACCGTCGACGGCCGGAAGCGCGCCCTCTGA